In Bradyrhizobium sp. CCBAU 051011, the following are encoded in one genomic region:
- a CDS encoding RsmB/NOP family class I SAM-dependent RNA methyltransferase produces the protein MPPSRFAVPSEVPGLAARRIAADILDGVLHKHRTLDDQLDGAGAHPGLKTLADRDRALMRRLVATILRRLGTLGHLLSRLLDRGIPTDAPRAQSALLIGAAQILWMDVPDHAAVDLSVRLVQSDRRAAKYAGLVNAVLRRCAREGQPLIEEVKSQTLDIPPWLLARWIGAYGESTAREMARAIGHEPSLDITVKADAPQWANRLHGETLPTGTVRTLLQGAVTMLPGFSEGQWWVQDAAAALPARLFGDVGGKTIVDLCAAPGGKTAQLVQAGARVTAVDRSPARMARLRDNLARLSLQADDVVTDAAEWQGPGNGGFDGVLVDAPCTSTGTIRRHPDVAWLRQETDIATLSALQKRLLQRAVALLKPGGTLVYCTCSLEPEEGEQAVASLLAAEPGVRRVPIETGEVAGLSEIVTASGDLRTLPFHLPHPDPRLGGMDGFYAARLVKT, from the coding sequence ATGCCCCCGTCAAGATTCGCAGTACCTTCAGAAGTGCCCGGCCTCGCAGCGCGGCGCATCGCGGCTGACATTCTCGACGGCGTGCTGCACAAGCATCGCACCCTCGACGACCAGCTCGACGGCGCCGGCGCGCATCCCGGACTGAAGACGCTCGCCGATCGTGACCGCGCTTTGATGCGGCGGCTGGTGGCGACGATCCTGCGGCGGCTCGGCACGCTCGGCCATTTGCTGTCGCGCCTGCTCGATCGCGGCATCCCGACTGACGCGCCGCGCGCGCAGAGCGCGCTGCTGATCGGTGCGGCGCAGATTCTCTGGATGGACGTGCCCGATCACGCCGCCGTCGATCTTTCGGTGCGGCTGGTGCAATCGGATCGGCGCGCCGCGAAATATGCCGGCCTCGTCAACGCTGTGTTGCGCCGCTGCGCCCGCGAGGGACAACCGCTGATCGAGGAAGTCAAATCGCAGACGCTGGACATTCCGCCGTGGCTGCTCGCGCGCTGGATCGGTGCCTATGGCGAGAGCACTGCGCGAGAGATGGCGCGCGCCATCGGCCACGAGCCGTCACTCGACATCACCGTGAAGGCCGACGCGCCGCAATGGGCGAACCGTCTGCATGGCGAAACCTTGCCGACCGGAACGGTGCGCACGCTGTTGCAGGGTGCGGTGACCATGCTGCCTGGTTTCTCCGAGGGACAATGGTGGGTGCAGGACGCCGCCGCTGCGCTGCCGGCGCGGTTGTTTGGCGACGTCGGCGGCAAGACCATTGTCGACCTCTGCGCCGCGCCTGGCGGCAAGACCGCACAGCTCGTGCAGGCCGGCGCGCGCGTCACCGCAGTCGATCGCTCGCCGGCGCGCATGGCGCGGCTGCGCGACAATCTGGCGCGGCTTTCGCTGCAGGCCGATGACGTCGTGACCGATGCCGCCGAGTGGCAGGGCCCCGGCAATGGCGGCTTCGACGGCGTGCTGGTGGATGCGCCCTGCACCTCCACCGGCACCATCCGTCGTCACCCTGACGTCGCCTGGCTGCGTCAGGAAACCGATATCGCGACGCTGTCGGCATTGCAGAAGCGGCTGTTGCAACGGGCGGTCGCACTGCTCAAGCCGGGCGGAACGCTGGTCTATTGCACCTGTTCGCTGGAGCCCGAGGAAGGCGAGCAGGCGGTCGCGTCCCTGCTGGCGGCCGAACCGGGCGTGCGCCGGGTCCCGATCGAGACGGGCGAGGTCGCAGGCTTGAGCGAAATCGTCACCGCGTCAGGCGATTTGCGCACCCTGCCCTTCCATTTGCCCCATCCCGACCCCCGGCTCGGCGGGATGGATGGATTTTACGCGGCACGTCTGGTTAAAACCTGA
- a CDS encoding heparinase II/III family protein yields the protein MSRSARTVIARATGATVAVSRLWPGRADRLIIAPHDLRTADATRAAEIYAGRFVFAGKIVTCHGRSIFDLEPPSEDWEVALLGFGWLRHLRAADTALTRANARSLVDDWISNPGRRRPLERRPDVLARRVISLLSQAPLVLGDTDGKFYRKYLRGLTREIRYLRYTTLDIADGVPRLQVLIALCYASLCLANQARNIRSATRRLSDELQRQILPDGGHISRNPGALVELLSDLLPLRQTFAARNIAPPPALLNAIDRMMPMLRFFRHGDGSFALFNGMSNAPSDLVATLLAYDDTHGVPMANMPHTGFQRLDAGTTTVIIDTGPPPPPNVSQEAHAGCLSFELSSGPSRIVINCGMPSTGRDNWRTFARSTAAHSTLTYHDTSSCQFVELSAMKKLLQGAPVVSGPANVQSYREAMADGDLLTTSHDGYLGRFGALHRRVLMISHDGARLDGEDTVSPAPGGRIKGAESDFALRFHLHPAVKASRLSDARGVMLVLPNRDVWTFEALDDKVDLEDSVFLAGNDGPRRTAQIVIRQDSRHASSIRWSFVRSSTTAAGTNARRNARREPELPL from the coding sequence ATGAGCCGCTCGGCGCGGACCGTGATCGCGCGCGCGACCGGCGCGACGGTGGCAGTGTCGCGGCTGTGGCCCGGCCGCGCCGACCGGCTGATCATCGCGCCACATGACCTGCGTACCGCCGACGCCACCCGCGCCGCCGAAATCTATGCCGGCCGCTTCGTGTTCGCCGGCAAGATCGTGACCTGCCACGGCCGCTCGATCTTCGACCTCGAGCCGCCGTCGGAAGATTGGGAAGTCGCCCTGCTCGGCTTCGGCTGGCTGCGCCACTTGCGCGCCGCCGACACCGCGCTGACCCGCGCCAACGCCCGCTCGCTGGTCGATGACTGGATCTCGAATCCGGGACGCCGGCGGCCGCTCGAACGCCGCCCCGACGTGCTGGCGCGGCGCGTTATCTCGCTGTTGTCGCAGGCGCCGCTGGTGCTCGGCGACACCGACGGAAAGTTCTATCGCAAATATCTGCGCGGGCTGACCCGCGAGATCCGCTATCTGCGCTACACGACGCTCGACATCGCCGACGGCGTGCCGCGGCTGCAGGTTTTGATCGCGCTGTGCTACGCCTCGCTGTGCCTTGCCAACCAGGCGCGGAACATCCGCTCCGCGACGCGCCGGTTGTCCGACGAATTGCAACGGCAGATCCTGCCCGACGGCGGACATATCTCGCGCAACCCCGGCGCGCTAGTCGAACTGCTCAGCGATCTCTTGCCGCTGCGCCAGACCTTTGCGGCTCGCAACATCGCGCCGCCGCCGGCGCTGCTCAATGCGATCGACCGCATGATGCCGATGCTGCGCTTCTTCCGCCACGGCGACGGCAGCTTTGCGCTGTTCAACGGCATGAGCAACGCGCCCTCGGACCTGGTGGCGACGCTGCTCGCCTATGACGATACCCATGGCGTGCCGATGGCGAACATGCCGCATACCGGCTTCCAGCGTCTCGATGCCGGCACCACGACAGTCATCATCGACACCGGCCCGCCGCCGCCGCCGAACGTCAGCCAGGAAGCGCATGCCGGCTGTCTCTCGTTCGAATTGTCGTCCGGACCGAGCCGGATCGTCATCAATTGCGGGATGCCCTCCACCGGCCGGGACAATTGGCGCACCTTTGCGCGCAGCACAGCGGCGCATTCGACCCTGACCTATCACGATACATCCTCGTGCCAGTTCGTCGAGCTGTCGGCGATGAAGAAGCTGCTGCAAGGCGCGCCTGTCGTCAGCGGTCCGGCCAATGTGCAAAGCTACCGCGAGGCGATGGCGGACGGCGATCTCCTGACTACTTCGCATGACGGCTATCTCGGCCGGTTCGGCGCCCTGCATCGCCGCGTGCTGATGATTTCCCATGACGGTGCAAGGCTCGACGGCGAGGACACGGTCTCGCCGGCGCCGGGCGGCCGCATCAAGGGCGCCGAGTCCGATTTTGCGCTGCGGTTTCACCTGCATCCTGCGGTAAAGGCCAGCCGTCTGAGCGATGCGCGCGGCGTGATGCTGGTATTGCCCAACCGCGACGTCTGGACCTTCGAGGCGCTCGACGACAAGGTCGACCTCGAGGACAGTGTATTTCTCGCCGGTAATGACGGCCCCCGCCGCACCGCCCAGATCGTGATCCGCCAGGATTCCCGCCACGCCTCCTCGATCCGCTGGAGCTTTGTCCGCTCATCGACGACGGCTGCCGGCACCAACGCCCGCCGCAATGCGCGGCGCGAGCCGGAACTGCCGCTCTAG